One Euphorbia lathyris chromosome 1, ddEupLath1.1, whole genome shotgun sequence DNA segment encodes these proteins:
- the LOC136228566 gene encoding F-box protein At5g50450, with protein sequence MPTRKKLKGSHNFFQFSNLFDQLPDDLVVCILCKLTSSASSPSDFINILFTCKRLNRLALHPLVLSKAGPKTLAIKSKNWSDDAHRFLKQCVAAGNTEASYTLGMIRFYCLQNRRSGASLMAKAAVKSHALALYSLAIMQFNGSGGSKSDKDLRAGVALCARAAVLGHIDALRELGHCLQDGYGVTQNISEGRRLLIQANARELACSLRSILTGRPQHRHQKQNLQYASCATPTVGDKECPLLSDFGCNVPAREVHPANQFLREWFESGRGVLEPNLRLCSHSGCGRPETRPHEFRRCSVCGNVNYCSRGCQALDWKLRHKAECVATEQWHGLHGGGDNEIGGMVEIEGDNVAIVH encoded by the exons ATGCCTACAAGAAAAAAGCTCAAGGGTTCACacaatttttttcaattttctaaTCTCTTTGATCAACTGCCTGATGATTTAGTTGTTTGCATCCTCTGCAAACTCACTTCTTCCGCTTCTTCCCCTTCCGATTTCATCAACATTCTCTTCAC ATGCAAAAGATTGAATCGTTTGGCTCTTCATCCTTTAGTTTTATCTAAAGCTGGACCTAAAACGCTCGCTATCAAATCTAAAAACTGGTCAGATGACGCTCACCGGTTTCTTAAACAGTGTGTCGCTGCCGGAAATACTGAAGCCTCGTACACTCTGGGAATG ATCCGATTTTATTGCTTACAAAACAGAAGAAGTGGAGCGTCCTTGATGGCGAAGGCCGCCGTTAAATCTCACGCGCTGGCTCTTTACTCACTCGCCATTATGCAGTTTAATGGAAGTGGTGGCTCCAAAAGCGACAAAGATCTTCGAGCCGGAGTCGCTTTATGTGCTAGAGCCGCCGTTTTGGGTCACATAGATGCGCTTCGAGAGCTAGGCCATTGCTTACAAGACGGTTACGGCGTTACGCAAAACATCTCCGAGGGACGCCGGCTGCTAATCCAAGCCAACGCGCGAGAGCTCGCGTGTTCGTTACGTTCTATTCTCACAGGGCGTCCACAACACCGACACCAGAAACAGAATCTTCAATATGCGTCGTGTGCGACTCCGACGGTGGGAGACAAGGAGTGTCCACTACTGAGCGACTTCGGATGTAATGTGCCGGCGAGAGAAGTACATCCGGCGAACCAGTTTTTGAGAGAGTGGTTCGAGTCTGGGCGCGGGGTACTAGAACCAAACTTGAGACTCTGCTCGCATAGTGGGTGCGGGAGGCCCGAGACACGTCCGCACGAATTCCGGCGGTGTTCAGTTTGTGGAAACGTAAATTATTGCTCGAGAGGATGCCAAGCGCTGGATTGGAAGTTAAGGCACAAGGCGGAATGTGTGGCGACGGAGCAGTGGCACGGTTTGCACGGCGGCGGCGATAATGAGATTGGGGGAATGGTGGAGATTGAGGGTGATAATGTGGCTATTGTTCATTGA